The following is a genomic window from Chryseobacterium sp. StRB126.
CGTGCATATTTACAGATTGCCCTGTCAGAAAAAGATTATCAATTTTTGTACGGGGAGAAACCATAGTTTTAAGAGGGTTCTCTGAGTTTTTCATATAGCCATACATATTTCCCTCAAAACTGCCGATATAGTCGCGGTAAGATAAAGGAGAAGAGGTATATATATATTGGATTGCATGCCTTAACCCGGGAAGCTTCTTCTCTAGGGCATCAATCATTTTTTCAGTCATTTCCAGTTTGAACTTCTCATACTGTTCTCCTCTTTCATGTTCATCCGCAACTGTATTCACCGTACTTTCCCATTGTTTCACCTCATCAAAATCCATGTAAGAAATAGCGGTGAGACTTTCTGCAAACTTGGGGTGATGCTTTGAAGGTGTAGATGAAAGCATATAGGTCTCCGGCCAGTCTTCTTTGTTGTAACGGGATGCATTCCAAACCTTACTTTCCGAAGAATAATGATAGATATTGTAATTAAAATGGGGTAAACAATGAGGTTTTAAGACAATATAAATACTAAAGCATGACGAAACCGGCTGCCAGCTTAAAACCCTGTTCAGAAAAGATTTTTTCAATCTTCCTTCTCCAATCAGCTTAATAGTAGAACGTATTTCAATATTGGAAATAAACTGCTTAGCGGCATATTCTTTCCCTGACTTTGTTTTTACAGAGGTCAGCGTATTATTTTCATTAAAAATAAATTCGGAAACTTCTGAATGTTTGTGAACTTCAGCTCCATACTGACGAAGTTTTCTAATCAGTAACTTTGAAATCTGACTTCCCCCTTTTAAGCATTTATAGGCACTTTGTATATAAGAATTCACCGTTAAAGCATGAACATAAAAAGGAACATTTTCAGAATCTCCCGCATATAGGAAATTGGAACCTAGTAAGACTGCCTGAAGAGTTTTATTCTGTGTTACAGATTCTATAAATCTTTTGGTATTTAAATGCAGGATTTCTTCATTGTAATTCTCTTTTCCCACTACATGATATCTCGGAAACTGGCTGCATACATACTGAAGTTCTTCACAATAGTTTTCAAGATTTTCCTTTTCTTCAGGAAAATAGGTGGATAGCTGCTCTACAAAATTCTCATAGCCCTGAGCATGCGGATATTCGATCTTATCATCTCCAAAGGAAATTCTGTCATATCCGTCTTCATCCATCTTCTGAAGTTCCAGTTCCTCCATGATCTCCAAGTAGGAGAAGAAACGGTTCAGATTCTGGCCTTTTGAAAGCCCACCCAAATAATGAACTCCGGTATCAAAAATAAGTTTATCCCTTGAAAAAGTCTGCAAATTTCCGCCATACTGGTTATTTTTTTCCAGCACGCAAACCTTCAGGCCTTCTTTTGCCAAAACAAGAGCCGAAACAAGACCTCCCAATCCGCTGCCGATTACAAGTATGTCATATTCTTTTTTCAAAAGAGGGTGTGCTTTTTTTAATTAAGAGATTGGGAATTTAAGAAATTTGGATATTATTTTGTGATTACTATACAGGAAAGTCCTATTTGAACAATATCATTTTTAAAATTCAGTCTCTCAATATTCCTTAGTGATTTTGAGTTTTATTATTAGTTTTCAGGGAATAAAAATAGAAAAATTAATCAATATCATCCCAAAAGTCGAAATAATTAAACCACTGAAGCGGATATTTTTTTCACCATGGTTTCAAGATTCTGAACATAAGACTGTAAAAGTCCTTGAGAATCCCTGTTCTTGATATTCTGAGCTACCCTTGCATACAAGTGATAATGAAGATTTTTTTCTTTCATTACGTAGACATACACAACAGGTACACCCAATCGGGATGCAATAAGAAATGGGCCAGCCGGAAATTTGGCACTTTTTCCCAACAGATCAGCTTCCAGGAATTTTGAACCTTCAAAATAGCGGTCTCCGGTAAAGCAGATCAATTCATTATGGGACAATGCCTGATTAATCTCAAAGATATGCGACATATCTTCTTTGACATAAATGAATTTGATATTGCTCTTTTTTACAGAAACACTTTCCAGGTATTCCTTAATGACAGTAATTTCCTGATCTGTAGTAACCAGATTGATCTGACAGTCAAAATCAATATCTGCAAAGAAATGTTCTGCTACTTCAAAGTTACCGATATGAGCACTGATCAGAACTCCTCCTTTCTTGGCAGCCAAAAGATTTCTCAGATTTTCAATACCATCAAATTCATAGGTGTATTTTTCTCTCAAGCCGGCAGAAATAGCCGTTTTATCAATTAAAATCTGTCCGAAAGTGAAGTAGCTTTTAAAAATGGAGCGTTTGGCTTTCCAATAGCCTAGATGAAGTCTTTTCTGGAAGTAATAGAGAATGTATTGGTTGCTTTTTTTCTGAAACAGAACATAATAAGCAGCCACAAAGTATAAGACAAAATATGAACTTCTGATGCCGATATTTCTAATACACCAGACGAATATTCTGTAGCCCAGAACCGTCCCTTTAGATTTACCTTTCCACTTGTTCATAAATACAGTTTGCTAATATAACAGAGTACCAATGTAACAATATCTCTGAGTATCCTCTTCTATTATTACATTGGTACCTTATAAGGAATATAGATTACTTAATAACTATGCTTTTTTCTCAGCGATCTTTCTTTCAATCGTTGTATAGAAATCATCAAATGTCACCATTTTCTTGAAGTCTGCTTCTCCTAATTTCACTCCGAAATTGGATTCAATCACTACGACCATATCAATGTAATCTAAGCTGTCTAGTCCCAGTGTATTTTTAAGGTTAGCATCATTACTGATTTCATCTCCGTCAACTTCAAATTCGTTAACCAGAAAATCATTAACAATAGCAACAATTTTTTCCCTTTCCATGTTTTTAATCAAATTTTTTAACTATTAGTGCAGAATTGGTTCCCCCGAACCCAAAAGAATTCGACAAAAATACATCAATTTTTTGATTTTTTGTTTTGGAGACTAAATTTATCTTTTGTGCTTCACTATCAGGATTTTCCAGATTAATATTCGGAG
Proteins encoded in this region:
- a CDS encoding phytoene desaturase family protein, producing MKKEYDILVIGSGLGGLVSALVLAKEGLKVCVLEKNNQYGGNLQTFSRDKLIFDTGVHYLGGLSKGQNLNRFFSYLEIMEELELQKMDEDGYDRISFGDDKIEYPHAQGYENFVEQLSTYFPEEKENLENYCEELQYVCSQFPRYHVVGKENYNEEILHLNTKRFIESVTQNKTLQAVLLGSNFLYAGDSENVPFYVHALTVNSYIQSAYKCLKGGSQISKLLIRKLRQYGAEVHKHSEVSEFIFNENNTLTSVKTKSGKEYAAKQFISNIEIRSTIKLIGEGRLKKSFLNRVLSWQPVSSCFSIYIVLKPHCLPHFNYNIYHYSSESKVWNASRYNKEDWPETYMLSSTPSKHHPKFAESLTAISYMDFDEVKQWESTVNTVADEHERGEQYEKFKLEMTEKMIDALEKKLPGLRHAIQYIYTSSPLSYRDYIGSFEGNMYGYMKNSENPLKTMVSPRTKIDNLFLTGQSVNMHGILGVTIGAFNTCAEILGKETIDSRLDSMT
- a CDS encoding acyl carrier protein, whose protein sequence is MEREKIVAIVNDFLVNEFEVDGDEISNDANLKNTLGLDSLDYIDMVVVIESNFGVKLGEADFKKMVTFDDFYTTIERKIAEKKA